One genomic segment of Calonectris borealis chromosome 18, bCalBor7.hap1.2, whole genome shotgun sequence includes these proteins:
- the LOC142089971 gene encoding carbonic anhydrase 15-like: MGTQGLGITFLTLPLVVQAAAGGQWCYNSQDPKCGPSHWKELKATCGGDKQSPVNIDRRRLQRDGGLGDILFEGYDQAPPGKWRLANDGHTVMLSLASELASEHITISGGGLPGRYRALQLHFHWGSPAGNGSEHTLDGHQLPMELHIVHINVKYRTLAEAKGHPNGLAVLGFFFQVSETPNTNYNTIVAGLRNVSHAGDSVDLASTFRLSTLLPRAGRLSGYYRYQGSLTTPDCSEVVVWTVFEEPVEIGREQLRAFVSTLHFPATGPMLLKMTDNFRPPQPLRSRKVFASRAATASGGSPCRGRCQLLSPLLLLVLLGPFSPTP, from the exons ATGGGGACGCAGGGGCTGGGGATAACTTTTCTGACTTTGCCTCTCGTCGTGCAAGCAGCCGCGGGAG GGCAGTGGTGTTACAACTCGCAGGACCCCAAATGCG gCCCCAGCCACTGGAAGGAGCTGAAAGCCACGTGCGGCGGTGACAAGCAGTCCCCCGTGAACATCGACAGGCGCCGGCTGCAGCGGGACGGTGGCCTTGGGGACATCCTCTTCGAGGGCTACGACCAGGCCCCCCCGGGCAAGTGGAGGCTGGCTAACGACGGGCACACGG TGATGCTGAGCCTGGCGAGCGAGTTGGCCTCTGAGCACATCACCATCAGCGGCGGGGGCCTCCCCGGCAGGTACCGCGCTCTGCAACTCCACTTCCATTGGGGCAGCCCAGCCGGGAACGGCTCCGAGCACACCCTCGATGGGCACCAGCTCCCCATGGAG CTGCACATCGTCCACATCAATGTCAAGTACCGGACGCTGGCAGAGGCCAAGGGGCATCCCAACGGGCTGGCCGTCCTCGGCTTCTTCTTCCAG GTCTCCGAAACCCCTAACACCAACTACAACACCATCGTGGCAGGGCTGAGGAACGTCTCCCACGCTG GGGACTCTGTGGATTTGGCCTCCACCTTCCGGCTGAGCACCCTGCTGCCGCGTGCTGGCCGGCTCTCTGGGTATTACCGCTACCAGGGCTCCCTCACCACCCCCGACTGCAGCGAGGTCGTCGTCTGGACCGTCTTCGAGGAGCCGGTGGAGATCGGCCGGGAGCAG CTGCGGGCGTTCGTCAGCACCCTCCACTTCCCGGCCACCGGCCCCATGCTCCTCAAAATGACCGACAACttccgcccgccgcagcccctccgcagcCGGAAGGTCTTCGCCTCCAGGGCGGCCACGGCCAGCGGCGGGTCCCCGTGCAGGGGCCGctgccagctcctctcccccctgctcctcctggTCCTGCTCGGCCCCTTCTCGCCAACCCCGTAG